Proteins encoded by one window of Clostridium bornimense:
- a CDS encoding NlpC/P60 family protein, with the protein MKVKIVSFILVIVLVSELFIGIKPIQATPNDTKNQYVEAIMKVEEANDEVRKCDEKISQLIVEQNDTNSKIESIKVEIENKEKEIEKTEETIVGDAEELKKRVRTTYKNGNDITLDIVFDAKSFSDLLYRRELIRNITGYEVRAIDRTKEAKKTLVNCKKDLEKEVENLSTLKEDLQKQIESIQAEKVEHEKVKTEAEAVSKQYAEQLKVIYGEIESKAQILQAQISAGVKVTSTGETVSETALAILKEANNHLGKKYVWGATGPNTFDCSGLTQYVYGKLGISLTRTTYTQVRQGQYVAPKDVQPGDLVFFGSIRSPHHVGIYAGDGMFIHAPQTGDVVKYSKLSYMPDYTQARRIIG; encoded by the coding sequence ATGAAAGTCAAAATAGTATCATTTATCTTGGTTATAGTTTTAGTTAGTGAACTATTTATTGGTATTAAACCCATACAAGCTACACCGAATGATACTAAAAATCAATATGTTGAAGCGATAATGAAGGTCGAGGAAGCTAATGACGAAGTAAGAAAATGTGATGAAAAGATTAGTCAATTGATAGTAGAACAAAATGATACAAATAGTAAAATAGAAAGTATTAAAGTTGAGATAGAAAATAAAGAAAAAGAAATCGAAAAGACAGAAGAAACTATTGTCGGAGATGCAGAAGAGTTAAAGAAAAGAGTAAGAACTACATATAAAAATGGTAATGATATTACTTTAGATATTGTATTTGATGCAAAAAGCTTTTCGGATTTATTATATAGAAGGGAACTAATAAGAAATATAACAGGATATGAAGTAAGAGCTATAGATAGAACTAAAGAGGCTAAGAAGACTTTAGTTAATTGTAAGAAAGACTTAGAAAAAGAAGTTGAGAATTTATCAACGCTAAAAGAAGACTTACAAAAACAAATTGAGTCTATACAGGCAGAAAAAGTTGAGCACGAAAAAGTTAAGACAGAGGCAGAGGCTGTAAGTAAACAGTATGCGGAACAATTAAAAGTTATATATGGAGAAATAGAATCTAAGGCACAAATTTTACAAGCACAAATTAGTGCAGGGGTAAAAGTGACATCTACAGGAGAAACTGTTAGTGAAACTGCATTAGCTATATTAAAAGAGGCAAATAATCATTTAGGGAAGAAATATGTATGGGGAGCAACAGGACCGAATACTTTTGATTGTTCTGGTCTAACGCAGTATGTTTATGGTAAGTTAGGAATATCGTTAACGAGAACTACCTATACACAGGTAAGACAAGGGCAATATGTAGCGCCAAAGGATGTGCAACCAGGGGACTTAGTATTTTTTGGGTCTATAAGGTCACCACACCATGTTGGAATATATGCAGGAGATGGAATGTTTATTCATGCTCCTCAGACTGGTGATGTAGTTAAATATTCAAAGTTAAGCTATATGCCGGATTATACGCAGGCTAGGAGAATAATAGGATAG
- a CDS encoding NlpC/P60 family protein: MGKREICLVIMATMITFANGKIIVKAEPSIEEKREAYETAVEEVEKYSDEIKKIDNKISVLMEEQKEIEIKIDDKKKDIEDKKRNIQEESIELEYNEETFRKMIRSTYKYGKDEVISMVVEAKTIGDFIERTEVIKGLSKYQENLVNNIKNKKALLISEKDTIEHDVENLNCLKDTLQDSIEEIEDIKEAEEGYLLKAKEVKEKYQAELALMEEETKNDLTLMKENLKYDNEITNKTVLDILNEADSHIGKLYVWGATGPDTFDCSGFVQYVYGKVGIELTRTTYTQVAGRGTYIPKGEEQPGDLVFFGSMTEPHHVGIYVGKGMYIHAPQTGDVVKYSKLAYSKDYCQARRIIEN, encoded by the coding sequence ATGGGAAAAAGAGAGATATGCTTAGTGATAATGGCTACAATGATAACATTTGCAAATGGAAAGATAATAGTAAAGGCAGAGCCTAGTATTGAAGAAAAACGAGAAGCATATGAGACAGCTGTAGAGGAAGTTGAAAAGTATAGCGATGAGATAAAAAAGATAGATAATAAGATATCGGTTCTTATGGAGGAACAAAAAGAAATTGAGATAAAGATAGATGATAAGAAAAAAGATATAGAAGATAAGAAAAGAAATATACAGGAAGAGAGTATAGAGTTAGAATATAATGAAGAAACTTTTAGGAAGATGATAAGATCAACTTATAAGTATGGAAAAGATGAAGTTATTAGTATGGTGGTTGAAGCTAAAACTATTGGAGATTTTATAGAGAGAACAGAGGTTATTAAAGGCTTATCTAAATATCAAGAGAACTTAGTGAATAATATAAAAAATAAGAAGGCGTTATTGATATCCGAAAAAGATACAATTGAACATGATGTAGAGAATTTAAATTGTCTAAAAGATACATTACAAGATAGTATAGAAGAAATAGAGGATATAAAAGAGGCTGAAGAAGGATATTTGTTAAAAGCAAAGGAAGTAAAAGAAAAATATCAGGCTGAATTAGCCCTTATGGAAGAAGAGACTAAAAACGATTTGACATTAATGAAAGAGAATTTGAAATACGATAATGAAATAACTAATAAAACTGTTTTAGATATTTTAAATGAAGCTGACTCTCATATAGGGAAACTATATGTATGGGGGGCGACAGGACCGGACACTTTTGATTGTTCAGGATTTGTGCAATATGTGTATGGTAAGGTAGGAATAGAACTTACGAGAACGACATATACGCAAGTAGCAGGAAGAGGTACTTATATTCCTAAGGGAGAGGAACAACCAGGGGATCTAGTGTTTTTTGGTTCTATGACAGAACCACATCATGTTGGAATATATGTAGGAAAGGGAATGTATATACATGCGCCACAGACAGGGGATGTAGTGAAGTATTCTAAGTTGGCATATTCAAAAGACTATTGTCAAGCGAGAAGAATTATAGAAAATTAA
- a CDS encoding NlpC/P60 family protein: MKKKGICLALVVATLAMTTSIGTEVKADPTLDSAKSQYSEALQKVEAVNEQVRKLDSEISALVDKQNTTEKSISEKQDEIAKKQEEVEKTKAELQKSEDDFKKRVRAVYKNGNDVVINVLVESKSMGDLLERTQTVKEVSKREKTIMETMKTEKIELEKAKAKVEEEVVALNSLKDELQKQIEEVNKQKEEQQVALAEAESVKNKYATEVKAIEDEMAAEAARLQALRAQQATATIAQASPSTPSRGPESTTATAAAVLAEAEKHLGKPYVWGAKGPNSFDCSGFVQYVFRQVGISAPAPTYTQEKLGTYVPKGQEQPGDLVFFGQVGNTHHVGIYVGGGMYIHAPQTGDVVKYSYLSGSRDYSFARRLLN; encoded by the coding sequence ATGAAGAAGAAAGGTATATGCTTAGCTTTAGTTGTAGCGACGTTAGCGATGACTACTAGTATTGGAACAGAAGTAAAAGCGGATCCAACATTAGATAGTGCAAAAAGTCAATATTCAGAAGCGTTACAAAAAGTTGAAGCTGTAAACGAACAAGTAAGAAAGTTAGATTCTGAAATCAGTGCATTAGTGGACAAGCAAAACACAACAGAGAAATCTATTTCAGAAAAACAAGATGAAATCGCTAAGAAGCAAGAGGAAGTGGAAAAGACTAAAGCTGAATTGCAAAAAAGTGAAGACGATTTCAAAAAAAGAGTACGAGCTGTATATAAGAACGGAAATGATGTAGTAATTAACGTTTTAGTAGAATCAAAATCAATGGGTGATTTATTAGAAAGAACTCAAACTGTTAAAGAAGTTTCTAAGCGTGAAAAAACTATAATGGAAACAATGAAAACAGAAAAGATTGAACTAGAAAAAGCGAAAGCAAAAGTTGAAGAAGAAGTTGTAGCTTTAAATTCATTAAAGGATGAATTACAAAAGCAAATAGAAGAAGTTAATAAGCAAAAGGAAGAGCAACAAGTTGCTTTAGCTGAAGCAGAATCTGTTAAAAATAAATATGCTACAGAGGTAAAAGCTATTGAAGATGAAATGGCGGCAGAAGCAGCTAGACTTCAAGCACTAAGAGCTCAACAAGCAACTGCTACAATAGCACAAGCTTCACCAAGTACACCATCAAGAGGACCAGAATCAACTACAGCTACTGCAGCAGCAGTTTTAGCAGAAGCTGAGAAACATTTAGGTAAACCATATGTTTGGGGAGCAAAAGGACCAAATTCATTTGACTGTTCAGGATTTGTTCAATATGTATTTAGACAAGTTGGAATAAGTGCTCCAGCGCCAACATATACTCAAGAAAAATTAGGTACATATGTTCCAAAAGGACAAGAACAACCAGGAGATTTAGTTTTCTTTGGACAAGTTGGTAATACTCATCACGTCGGAATATATGTAGGCGGAGGTATGTATATACACGCACCACAAACTGGAGATGTTGTTAAGTATTCATATCTATCAGGTTCAAGAGATTATAGTTTTGCAAGAAGATTATTAAATTAA
- a CDS encoding NlpC/P60 family protein — protein sequence MRVKKCYVVLSLILIVSFISPQNIVNATPSKSETQSQYDEAMKKVEAANDKIRKCDDKINTLLTKQKETEAAIDAKQKEIADKEANINESSKNLADKEDDFKDRIRNTYKNGNDTTLSIILDAESLGDLIERKEIVRNVSLSDIRAMQKIKETKDSLDEEKRSLEKEVSELDTLKNDLQGQIDTINTEKAASEKARKEAEALKTKYAAELEAINKSIAAEAQQIGGTTNTGTATVSNVLAEAKKHLGKQYVWGATGPNTFDCSGFTQYVYKKCGISLTRTTYTQVKGIGTYVAPGNEKPGDLVFFGSLKSPHHVGIYVGNGIFIHAPQTGDVVKYTKLIYMTDYTQARRIIS from the coding sequence ATGAGAGTGAAGAAATGTTATGTAGTGTTAAGTTTGATTCTAATAGTTAGTTTTATATCACCACAAAATATAGTCAATGCTACACCGAGTAAAAGCGAAACACAATCTCAATATGATGAAGCGATGAAAAAAGTAGAAGCTGCAAATGATAAGATTAGAAAATGTGATGATAAGATTAATACATTACTTACTAAGCAGAAGGAAACAGAAGCAGCTATAGATGCAAAACAAAAAGAAATAGCAGATAAAGAGGCAAATATAAATGAAAGTTCTAAAAATTTAGCTGATAAAGAAGATGACTTTAAAGATAGAATTAGAAATACATATAAAAATGGAAATGACACTACGTTAAGTATAATATTAGATGCTGAAAGCCTTGGAGATTTAATAGAGAGAAAAGAGATTGTTAGAAATGTATCTCTTTCTGATATAAGAGCTATGCAGAAGATAAAAGAAACTAAAGATAGCTTAGATGAAGAGAAAAGAAGCCTTGAAAAGGAGGTATCAGAATTAGATACACTGAAGAATGACTTACAAGGACAAATAGATACTATTAACACTGAAAAGGCAGCCAGTGAGAAGGCTAGAAAAGAAGCAGAGGCATTAAAAACTAAGTATGCAGCTGAATTAGAGGCTATTAATAAGTCTATTGCAGCAGAAGCACAACAAATAGGTGGAACTACTAATACAGGGACAGCAACAGTGTCAAACGTATTAGCAGAGGCTAAGAAGCATTTAGGAAAGCAATATGTATGGGGAGCTACAGGTCCTAATACTTTTGATTGTTCAGGGTTCACTCAATATGTATATAAAAAATGTGGAATTAGTCTTACAAGAACTACTTATACTCAAGTCAAAGGAATTGGAACTTATGTGGCACCTGGAAATGAAAAACCAGGAGATTTAGTTTTCTTTGGATCATTAAAATCACCACATCATGTTGGAATATATGTAGGAAATGGTATCTTTATTCATGCACCACAAACTGGAGATGTAGTTAAGTATACAAAGCTAATTTATATGACTGATTATACACAAGCAAGAAGAATAATATCATAA
- a CDS encoding AbrB/MazE/SpoVT family DNA-binding domain-containing protein yields the protein MKSTGVVRRVDELGRIVIPIELRRTLDIAEKDALEIYVDGEEIILKKYEPACIFCGNARDVINYKGKNICTSCLNELGSK from the coding sequence ATGAAATCTACAGGTGTTGTAAGAAGAGTCGATGAATTAGGAAGAATCGTTATTCCAATTGAATTAAGAAGAACATTAGATATAGCTGAAAAGGACGCTCTTGAAATATATGTTGATGGCGAAGAAATAATATTAAAGAAATATGAACCAGCTTGTATCTTCTGCGGTAATGCTAGAGATGTAATAAACTACAAAGGTAAAAATATCTGTACTAGTTGCCTTAATGAATTAGGTTCAAAATAA
- a CDS encoding response regulator transcription factor, translating into MKINILVVDDEVRIRDLLGAYLTKEGYNIFYASNGKEALDIFKDNIINFVILDVMMPIMDGIVALKEMRKIKNVPTLMLTAKSEEEDMLLAYGIGADDYETKPFSPKVLVAKINAMIKRNYNVESEDLVIDEEGHRVLVDGKEVSLSKTEFDLLKYFVANEGIVLSRDRILDKVWGYDFEGDLRAVDTGIKRLREKLKDKASYINTVRGVGYKYERKEEN; encoded by the coding sequence ATGAAAATAAATATATTAGTTGTTGATGATGAAGTCAGAATAAGAGATTTACTAGGAGCATACCTTACAAAAGAAGGATATAATATTTTTTATGCTAGTAATGGAAAAGAAGCGTTAGATATCTTTAAAGATAATATTATAAATTTTGTTATATTAGATGTAATGATGCCAATAATGGATGGTATAGTGGCATTAAAAGAGATGAGAAAAATAAAAAATGTTCCTACGTTAATGCTTACAGCAAAGAGTGAGGAAGAGGATATGTTACTTGCGTATGGTATAGGAGCAGATGATTATGAAACAAAACCTTTTAGTCCTAAGGTCTTAGTTGCAAAGATAAATGCAATGATAAAGAGAAATTATAATGTAGAATCAGAAGATTTAGTTATAGATGAAGAAGGACATAGGGTACTTGTTGATGGAAAAGAAGTATCACTGTCAAAAACTGAATTTGATTTACTTAAATATTTTGTTGCAAATGAAGGAATTGTTTTAAGTAGAGATAGAATATTAGATAAAGTATGGGGATATGATTTTGAAGGCGATTTAAGAGCTGTAGATACAGGGATTAAGAGATTAAGAGAAAAGCTAAAGGATAAGGCAAGTTACATAAATACCGTCAGAGGGGTAGGATATAAGTATGAAAGAAAAGAGGAGAATTAG
- a CDS encoding sensor histidine kinase codes for MKEKRRIRDSIAKRLFFMTSSIFLGITIFNVLLQWLFFEGYYNHQKKNSLEKQVQSFKSEYEDQYTDIDLMQMMREYQQKYSITIAVVDKNGSYTMPSTQVPRVDNERLQLIRNIVIWFQDDPVGNRFIKESKESKYELNTLAYVTTGENDEYIIGITSLEQVNEASGISLQLNLYFAIISVVILTVISVLYSNTISKPLIKINRVAKKIAKLDFSEKCVVERNDEIGSLSESINIMSNNLEEALMSLRRANVKLKEDIEKERQLEKMRKEFIADVSHELKTPIALIKGYAEGIQDDVLDKEEAVKIIIDESDKMTKLVMDMINLSQLENGTFKMKKERFNLSQTIKAVADKSKALCYDRKITVKEKIDENLYVYGDNVRLEQVLLNYLSNGIRHCYDEGEIIVTATRKDNDVLVEVENTGNHIDDSDIEKIWEKFYKVDKGRKRDGSTGLGLSITKNIINVHGGNVAVENTEKGVKFSFIIPYSNK; via the coding sequence ATGAAAGAAAAGAGGAGAATTAGAGATAGTATTGCTAAAAGATTATTTTTTATGACAAGCTCTATTTTTTTAGGGATAACTATTTTTAATGTATTACTTCAATGGCTATTCTTTGAAGGTTACTACAATCATCAGAAAAAGAATTCTTTGGAAAAGCAAGTGCAAAGTTTTAAAAGCGAATATGAAGATCAATATACAGATATAGATTTAATGCAGATGATGAGGGAATATCAACAAAAATATTCTATTACAATAGCTGTAGTTGATAAGAATGGATCCTATACTATGCCTTCTACACAAGTACCTAGGGTAGATAATGAACGGTTACAATTAATAAGAAATATAGTTATATGGTTTCAGGACGATCCTGTAGGAAATAGGTTTATTAAAGAGTCTAAAGAATCTAAATATGAACTTAACACTTTGGCATATGTAACTACAGGAGAAAATGATGAGTATATTATAGGAATAACATCATTAGAACAAGTTAATGAAGCATCAGGGATTTCGTTACAATTGAATCTTTATTTTGCCATAATATCAGTTGTAATACTTACAGTTATATCAGTATTATATTCTAATACAATATCAAAGCCGCTAATTAAAATTAATAGAGTGGCAAAAAAAATTGCAAAATTAGATTTTAGTGAGAAATGTGTTGTAGAGAGAAATGATGAAATTGGCAGTTTAAGCGAAAGTATAAATATAATGTCTAATAATTTGGAAGAAGCATTAATGTCGCTTAGAAGGGCTAATGTGAAGCTTAAAGAGGATATAGAAAAAGAACGTCAGTTAGAAAAAATGAGAAAAGAATTTATAGCAGATGTATCACATGAATTAAAAACTCCAATTGCATTAATTAAAGGATATGCAGAGGGAATACAAGATGATGTATTAGATAAAGAAGAAGCTGTTAAGATAATTATAGATGAATCAGATAAGATGACTAAATTAGTAATGGATATGATTAATTTGTCTCAATTAGAGAATGGAACTTTTAAGATGAAAAAAGAAAGATTTAATTTATCTCAAACAATAAAAGCTGTAGCAGATAAATCAAAAGCTTTATGTTATGATAGGAAAATTACCGTTAAAGAAAAAATAGATGAAAATCTTTATGTATATGGTGACAATGTAAGATTAGAGCAAGTTCTATTAAATTACTTATCAAATGGAATAAGGCATTGTTATGATGAAGGAGAAATAATAGTTACAGCCACAAGAAAGGACAATGATGTTTTAGTGGAGGTAGAGAATACAGGTAATCATATAGATGATAGTGATATAGAGAAGATTTGGGAAAAGTTTTATAAAGTAGATAAAGGAAGAAAGAGAGATGGAAGTACGGGGCTTGGACTTTCTATTACTAAAAATATAATAAATGTTCATGGTGGAAACGTAGCTGTAGAGAATACAGAAAAGGGAGTAAAGTTTAGTTTTATTATTCCGTATAGTAATAAATAA
- a CDS encoding S1C family serine protease, with product MNEFNNFQDDNNTSSTNNNNSSNNIDDTVSMNSDDINFIMKDSDSDFAQDVPFTSVHNGNNNNNNGTNKYNNKKPKRGLGKTIALCVLISAVVGTGSGVASSLITNNLTSSGNSNNVKTVTNTEQLSFSTTGGVSIPDIYNKVSPAVVGITTQNLTLNQFQVQGGSGSGFIFSEEGYVLTNYHVIEGASKISVMFSNKTTADATVVNYDSDLDVAVLKISGDIEMPAVLELDASADVLVGEPVIAIGSPLGETFLNSLTSGIISAKDRRIEDSDGIKNYIQTDAAINPGNSGGPLINAYGKVIGINTAKISDSSVSGMGFAIPITAVVDVVNDLVANPLNNSVTLGVSIQNLTETQLKYLQIDHGVLVSQVSAGSIAANGGIQANDVITKFNGTEISSTSELQKAKGKVSSGDKVDVEINRSGKTMTLTLDIQ from the coding sequence ATGAACGAATTTAATAATTTTCAAGATGATAATAATACTTCTTCTACAAATAACAATAATTCATCCAATAACATAGACGACACAGTTAGCATGAATTCAGATGACATAAATTTCATAATGAAAGATTCTGATTCAGATTTTGCTCAAGATGTACCTTTCACAAGCGTGCATAATGGTAACAATAACAACAATAATGGCACTAACAAGTACAATAACAAAAAACCAAAAAGAGGCCTAGGAAAAACTATAGCACTTTGTGTATTAATATCAGCTGTAGTTGGTACTGGTTCAGGAGTTGCATCTAGTTTAATAACTAATAATCTAACATCTTCTGGAAACTCAAATAACGTAAAAACTGTTACAAATACTGAACAACTATCTTTTTCAACTACTGGCGGTGTATCTATTCCGGATATATACAATAAAGTAAGTCCTGCTGTTGTTGGTATCACAACTCAAAACTTAACTTTAAATCAATTCCAAGTTCAAGGTGGTTCTGGTTCTGGTTTTATATTCAGCGAAGAAGGTTATGTACTAACTAACTATCACGTTATTGAAGGTGCTTCTAAGATTAGCGTAATGTTTTCTAATAAAACTACTGCAGATGCTACTGTAGTAAATTATGACTCTGATTTAGATGTAGCTGTTCTTAAAATATCTGGTGATATAGAAATGCCCGCTGTGTTAGAGTTAGATGCTTCAGCTGATGTCCTTGTTGGTGAACCAGTAATAGCTATTGGTAGTCCTCTTGGTGAAACTTTCTTAAATAGTTTAACCTCTGGAATTATCTCAGCAAAAGATAGACGTATAGAAGATAGCGACGGAATTAAGAATTATATTCAAACAGATGCTGCTATTAATCCTGGTAACTCTGGCGGTCCATTAATTAATGCATATGGAAAAGTTATTGGTATAAATACAGCTAAAATATCAGATTCTAGTGTATCTGGAATGGGATTTGCTATTCCTATAACAGCTGTAGTAGATGTAGTTAATGATTTAGTTGCAAATCCACTTAATAATAGTGTAACACTAGGTGTAAGTATACAAAATTTAACTGAAACTCAATTAAAATATCTTCAAATTGATCATGGTGTTTTAGTTTCTCAAGTATCTGCTGGATCAATTGCCGCTAATGGTGGTATTCAAGCAAATGATGTAATAACAAAATTTAATGGTACAGAAATTAGCAGTACATCAGAATTACAAAAAGCAAAAGGAAAAGTTTCTTCTGGAGATAAAGTTGATGTAGAAATCAATCGTTCTGGAAAAACTATGACACTTACATTAGATATTCAATAG
- a CDS encoding ABC transporter permease codes for MKKSKFTFLLLLIAIASLITSVNKVVNSYGILDEEIKQATSGNYKYNYICTLAPEEKISYDKLYNVLKKNLSNYSVELSLSYESSHFNSDYINLRGILNSKTYLGTLKEGSIDNFNKPFFAFVGEDTDSWYLKHIPLDNDVYEINATYYNKYRSGIYFSLHSAPKEFQKAFESQPIISLSVRGSNTLPDSIKAFEKDLKSTFKNIKFDYSFYGEDYYKFKANQVKTPYIDRLIPYVVLLIFSIALVSILISKIFFRAKPIVLLSLFFIMLTCNGYFLISSLTYLNARVQFTKSVDEYKYSDIYYSSASLTDDLKENIISSTSTLNYTGSFSTTLSYDKVVQLKDELNFTEDYNSSNLENEISTKMLYFPQEFYNAISVKLSKGSNLDFNKNTVLLGSTFEKYFNLGDTIHINGSKFEIVGFIEKDYMAPYTLGRLTNLNNGLIISSPLSSDGNTNDLFLLNTDTNSSRLSSIYDINTSLIYSYGQGKFVSILFSVITLILILITISVCYVNLFISLSNVTFVIVSIISNFLSILLFYFINISSSLPYYLRPIESLEYLSRRDIIITFLVSLFIFIFQYIYKKYSRILNKILNSVTHKCHRSIIK; via the coding sequence ATGAAAAAAAGCAAATTTACTTTTCTGTTGTTGCTTATTGCCATTGCTTCTCTAATAACATCAGTAAACAAGGTAGTAAATTCTTATGGAATATTAGACGAAGAAATTAAACAAGCAACCTCAGGGAATTATAAATATAATTATATTTGTACACTAGCACCAGAAGAAAAAATTAGTTATGATAAACTCTATAATGTTCTAAAAAAGAATTTATCAAATTATAGTGTGGAATTATCTTTAAGCTATGAGAGTTCTCACTTTAATTCTGACTACATAAACTTAAGAGGAATATTAAATAGTAAAACTTATCTTGGAACCCTAAAAGAAGGTTCTATAGATAACTTTAATAAACCTTTTTTCGCTTTTGTCGGAGAAGATACCGATTCTTGGTACCTAAAGCATATTCCACTAGATAACGATGTGTATGAAATTAATGCAACTTATTATAATAAATACAGAAGTGGTATATACTTTTCACTACATAGCGCACCTAAAGAGTTTCAAAAAGCTTTTGAATCTCAACCTATAATATCTCTTTCTGTTAGAGGTTCTAATACTCTTCCAGATTCTATAAAAGCTTTTGAAAAAGATTTAAAATCTACATTTAAAAATATTAAATTTGACTATAGCTTTTATGGTGAAGATTATTACAAATTTAAAGCTAATCAAGTAAAAACACCATACATAGATAGACTTATACCTTATGTTGTCTTACTAATATTTTCTATAGCTCTAGTATCAATATTAATTTCTAAAATATTCTTTAGAGCTAAACCAATAGTATTATTGTCTCTATTTTTTATAATGTTAACTTGCAACGGATATTTTTTAATTAGTTCATTAACATATTTAAATGCAAGAGTTCAATTTACAAAATCTGTTGATGAATATAAATATAGTGATATTTACTATTCTTCAGCTTCACTTACAGATGACTTAAAAGAGAATATTATTTCATCAACTTCAACACTTAACTATACTGGTAGCTTTTCTACTACATTATCTTATGATAAAGTAGTACAACTAAAAGATGAGTTAAATTTTACCGAAGATTATAACTCTAGTAACTTAGAAAATGAAATCTCAACTAAAATGTTATATTTTCCACAAGAATTTTATAACGCAATATCTGTAAAACTTTCTAAAGGCAGCAATTTAGATTTTAATAAAAATACTGTACTACTAGGATCTACTTTTGAAAAATACTTTAACTTAGGAGATACTATACATATTAATGGAAGCAAATTTGAAATAGTAGGGTTTATAGAAAAAGACTATATGGCTCCATATACTTTAGGCAGATTAACAAATTTAAATAATGGATTGATAATATCATCTCCATTATCATCTGATGGTAATACTAATGATTTATTTTTACTTAATACTGATACAAATAGCAGTAGATTATCATCTATCTATGATATCAATACTTCATTAATTTATAGTTATGGTCAAGGTAAATTCGTTTCTATTTTATTTAGTGTAATAACATTAATTTTAATACTTATAACTATATCAGTTTGCTATGTTAATTTATTTATTTCACTAAGTAACGTGACATTTGTAATAGTTTCTATAATTAGTAATTTTCTATCTATACTTTTATTTTATTTTATTAATATATCTAGTTCATTACCATATTACCTTAGACCTATAGAATCTTTAGAGTATCTATCTAGAAGAGATATAATTATAACATTTTTAGTTTCACTTTTTATATTTATCTTTCAATATATATACAAAAAATACTCACGTATATTAAATAAAATTTTAAATAGTGTGACACATAAATGTCATAGAAGTATTATAAAATAA
- a CDS encoding metal ABC transporter permease — protein MFQYDFMVYALIGGILISLICPAIGTFLVLKRYSLMGDTLAHASFAGIALGIATGVDPVLSAIAFTSVSGVVIEFLSIFLKKYGDLIMSIILTFSVGIAITLISTGKTKTNINSYLFGSILTITPNDLYIIGILSIVTFIILFFLFNSLVYITFDEDGAKIAGIKVKILNYIFILLVSLTISISIKIVGILVISSLIAIPVATALQLKKGFKQTFIYSIIFGVIDVNLGLVLSFYLDGAPGGFIALSSVAVLILTILSKSIINSIKKLKV, from the coding sequence ATGTTTCAATATGATTTTATGGTATATGCATTAATTGGCGGTATACTTATTTCATTAATTTGTCCCGCTATCGGAACTTTTTTAGTACTTAAAAGATATTCTCTTATGGGAGATACTTTAGCACATGCTTCTTTTGCAGGTATAGCCTTAGGTATAGCAACTGGTGTAGATCCTGTATTATCAGCTATTGCATTTACTTCTGTTTCTGGTGTAGTTATTGAATTCTTATCTATATTCCTAAAAAAATATGGAGACCTTATAATGTCAATAATCCTCACCTTTAGTGTAGGTATAGCTATAACATTAATTTCTACTGGTAAGACAAAAACAAATATAAATTCTTATCTATTTGGAAGTATATTAACTATAACTCCTAATGACCTATATATTATAGGTATATTAAGTATTGTAACTTTTATAATTTTATTCTTTCTATTTAATTCTCTAGTATATATAACCTTTGATGAAGATGGAGCTAAAATAGCTGGTATAAAAGTAAAAATTCTCAATTATATATTTATATTATTAGTTTCACTTACAATATCAATTTCTATAAAAATTGTTGGTATACTAGTTATTTCATCTTTAATTGCTATTCCTGTAGCAACTGCATTACAATTAAAGAAAGGTTTTAAACAAACTTTTATATATTCTATCATATTTGGAGTAATAGATGTAAATTTAGGACTAGTACTATCTTTTTACCTTGATGGTGCCCCTGGTGGATTTATAGCACTTTCATCAGTAGCAGTCTTAATATTAACTATCCTTTCAAAATCTATAATAAATTCAATAAAAAAATTAAAGGTATAA